In Streptomyces rapamycinicus NRRL 5491, the genomic stretch CGGACTCGCTCACGCCCCAGGTTTACCACCGTGACGGGGGCGTCCCCGACCGCCCCCGTCACGTCCCCCACCGTCCCCACGAGCCGGATGTGCCCCCGTGCGCACATCCGGGCCGCCACCCCCAGGAGCTCCCGCGCCTGCCGCCGGTCCAGACACCGGTCGAAACCGTCGGCCAGCACGGTCAGCACCTGCCGCGCGGGGAGCACATCGGCCGCCGGGTCCATGGCCAGCACACCGGGCCCGGTCAGCAGCACCAGCGCGAGCGCGAGATACCGCAACTCGCCGTCGCCGAGGCGCTCCACGGGCATCGCGCCGAGCTCCCCCTGCTCGACCAGGGCCCGCACCACCCCGTCCGCGCGCCCCTCCGTGACCAGCCCCTCGACCGGCCCGGCACACCCCGCCCGGACCGCCGCGACCAGCGCCGCGTGCCGCGTACCGCACTCCCGGCTGGTCCGCCGCAGCACCGCCGCCAGGTTCTCGCAGCCGCCGCGCAGCCGCCCGTCCCTCGGCGGCGCCGGCGCCCGCATCCGGTCCGGCCGCGGATCGCAGGGGAAGACCGAGCGCAGCGCGATGACCACCTGCTCGGCGGCGGCGAGCGCGAGCCGCTGCCCCTCCGTCGTGCCCGCGACCCGCAGCGGCAGCAGCGAGGTCGCCAGCCGGTCGTCGGGCAGCGGGGCGCGGGTCACCGCGACCGCGCCCGCCGTGTGCCAGGCGGCCTGGACACAGCGCCGTCCCGGGTCGCGCAGCGCCGTCTCCAGCAGGGTCTCCCCCGCCCCCGTCATCCGCTCGCCCACGATGCGCAGTTCGGGCTCGGCCTGTACGGCGACATCGACCCGTACGGGCCCGACCGGACCGTCCACGGTGCAGCCGAT encodes the following:
- a CDS encoding ATP-binding protein; the protein is MSASGLLPARTELRPIVSELRLSAFKSHRRAAFRLGPLTLISGPSGSGKSGVLEAYAALARLAGGARLAEVFRDPAAYIPRRARPDRQGRRGFRIGCTVDGPVGPVRVDVAVQAEPELRIVGERMTGAGETLLETALRDPGRRCVQAAWHTAGAVAVTRAPLPDDRLATSLLPLRVAGTTEGQRLALAAAEQVVIALRSVFPCDPRPDRMRAPAPPRDGRLRGGCENLAAVLRRTSRECGTRHAALVAAVRAGCAGPVEGLVTEGRADGVVRALVEQGELGAMPVERLGDGELRYLALALVLLTGPGVLAMDPAADVLPARQVLTVLADGFDRCLDRRQARELLGVAARMCARGHIRLVGTVGDVTGAVGDAPVTVVNLGRERVR